The following coding sequences are from one Dermacentor andersoni chromosome 5, qqDerAnde1_hic_scaffold, whole genome shotgun sequence window:
- the LOC126532174 gene encoding neprilysin-1-like isoform X1: MQYQQAQAAILAKLARCSHAASHKPRVALDVKRNMTSFFALVISFFLITLCPPSRQEEKDVRYYGNGAVRVLLSSLRSSLTSETLHQLVSWDAVRTMAPLVSPATVPAEGGTRFTRCWRLIQRSLGVPAVTAYLLDKLVPNTTEEILKMTKELRATYNALFSNDAFIWHSVPKSVLSEFQELQATPLFFASGVRSKEQLDAFYEAYPYAREDDSFLDTWLKVCHLADETQRNASGLDLGALSTPNALTLAAATSNKILLTAPALLLPLFSRDGLVSTNFGGLGHVLAHSMLRKLHNGLVSASKNSTSVLERYKAHLECVQHSQINEPLSSAPDADGVANADWTTGISGVADLVGLHVAYETFSARMQRRTLPFTNMTEKQAFFSVSCFKFCSLAAAAGRRPATQTSGPVVASGAFAASRERCNAPLRNMKAFADAFKCKPSSPMNPARKCTFW, translated from the exons atgcaataccaacaagcccaagctgctattctagcgaaattaGCCCGGTGCTCCCACGCGGCGTCTCATAAACCGCGAGTCGCGTTAGACGTTAAACGAAATATGACATCTTTTTTCGCCCttgttatctctttttttttaataacactCTGCCCTCCCTCTCGCCAGGAAGAGAAGGATGTCCGCTACTACGGCAATGGCGCCGTGAGGGTGCTCCTGTCGAGCCTGCGGTCGTCGCTGACCTCCGAGACGCTCCACCAGCTGGTCTCGTGGGACGCGGTGCGCACCATGGCGCCCCTCGTTTCCCCGGCCACTGTGCCCGCAGAGGGAGGCACACGCTTCACCCGCTGCTGGAGACTCATCCAGCGCAGCCTCGGG GTTCCTGCTGTCACCGCGTACCTGCTCGACAAGCTGGTTCCCAACACGACGGAAGAGATTCTCAAGATGACGAAGGAGCTGCGAGCCACGTACAACGCTCTCTTCAGCAACGATGCCTTCATTTGGCACTCCGTGCCCAAGTCCGTCCTCTCCGAGTTCCAGGAGCTACAAGCGACACCGCTGTTCTTTGCTTCGGGTGTTCGATCGAAGGAACAACTAGACGCCTTCTACGAAGCTTATCCTTACGCTCGCGAAGACGACAGCTTCCTCGACACGTGGCTCAAGGTCTGCCACCTGGCCGACGAAACGCAGAGGAATGCAAGTGGGCTCGACCTCGGCGCCCTGTCGACGCCCAACGCACTCACTCTCGCCGCCGCCACGTCAAACAAGATACTGCTGACGGCTCCTGCCCTGCTGCTTCCGCTATTCTCCAGAGACGGCCTGGTTTCGACCAACTTCGGCGGCCTCGGACACGTTCTAGCACATAGCATGCTCCGCAAGCTCCATAACGGACTGGTGAGCGCCAGCAAGAATAGCACTTCGGTCCTGGAACGCTACAAGGCGCACCTGGAGTGTGTCCAGCACTCACAGATCAACGAGCCCTTGTCCTCGGCTCCAGACGCTGACGGCGTAGCCAACGCAGATTGGACGACAGGAATCAGCGGCGTCGCTGATCTCGTAGGCCTACACGTCGCCTACGAGACGTTTTCCGCGCGAATGCAGCGCCGTACTTTGCCGTTCACCAACATGACCGAAAAGCAGGCCTTTTTCTCCGTGTCCTGCTTCAAGTTCTGTAgcctggcggcggcggcgggaagGAGGCCCGCGACGCAGACTAGTGGACCAGTTGTGGCTAGTGGGGCGTTCGCTGCGTCTCGCGAACGGTGCAACGCGCCTTTGAGGAACATGAAGGCATTCGCGGACGCCTTCAAATGCAAGCCATCGTCGCCGATGAATCCGGCCAGAAAGTGCACGTTCTGGTGA
- the LOC126532174 gene encoding endothelin-converting enzyme 1-like isoform X2, protein MKQKAAALELILEEKDVRYYGNGAVRVLLSSLRSSLTSETLHQLVSWDAVRTMAPLVSPATVPAEGGTRFTRCWRLIQRSLGVPAVTAYLLDKLVPNTTEEILKMTKELRATYNALFSNDAFIWHSVPKSVLSEFQELQATPLFFASGVRSKEQLDAFYEAYPYAREDDSFLDTWLKVCHLADETQRNASGLDLGALSTPNALTLAAATSNKILLTAPALLLPLFSRDGLVSTNFGGLGHVLAHSMLRKLHNGLVSASKNSTSVLERYKAHLECVQHSQINEPLSSAPDADGVANADWTTGISGVADLVGLHVAYETFSARMQRRTLPFTNMTEKQAFFSVSCFKFCSLAAAAGRRPATQTSGPVVASGAFAASRERCNAPLRNMKAFADAFKCKPSSPMNPARKCTFW, encoded by the exons ATGAAACAGAAGGCAGCGGCGCTCGAACTGATTCTG GAAGAGAAGGATGTCCGCTACTACGGCAATGGCGCCGTGAGGGTGCTCCTGTCGAGCCTGCGGTCGTCGCTGACCTCCGAGACGCTCCACCAGCTGGTCTCGTGGGACGCGGTGCGCACCATGGCGCCCCTCGTTTCCCCGGCCACTGTGCCCGCAGAGGGAGGCACACGCTTCACCCGCTGCTGGAGACTCATCCAGCGCAGCCTCGGG GTTCCTGCTGTCACCGCGTACCTGCTCGACAAGCTGGTTCCCAACACGACGGAAGAGATTCTCAAGATGACGAAGGAGCTGCGAGCCACGTACAACGCTCTCTTCAGCAACGATGCCTTCATTTGGCACTCCGTGCCCAAGTCCGTCCTCTCCGAGTTCCAGGAGCTACAAGCGACACCGCTGTTCTTTGCTTCGGGTGTTCGATCGAAGGAACAACTAGACGCCTTCTACGAAGCTTATCCTTACGCTCGCGAAGACGACAGCTTCCTCGACACGTGGCTCAAGGTCTGCCACCTGGCCGACGAAACGCAGAGGAATGCAAGTGGGCTCGACCTCGGCGCCCTGTCGACGCCCAACGCACTCACTCTCGCCGCCGCCACGTCAAACAAGATACTGCTGACGGCTCCTGCCCTGCTGCTTCCGCTATTCTCCAGAGACGGCCTGGTTTCGACCAACTTCGGCGGCCTCGGACACGTTCTAGCACATAGCATGCTCCGCAAGCTCCATAACGGACTGGTGAGCGCCAGCAAGAATAGCACTTCGGTCCTGGAACGCTACAAGGCGCACCTGGAGTGTGTCCAGCACTCACAGATCAACGAGCCCTTGTCCTCGGCTCCAGACGCTGACGGCGTAGCCAACGCAGATTGGACGACAGGAATCAGCGGCGTCGCTGATCTCGTAGGCCTACACGTCGCCTACGAGACGTTTTCCGCGCGAATGCAGCGCCGTACTTTGCCGTTCACCAACATGACCGAAAAGCAGGCCTTTTTCTCCGTGTCCTGCTTCAAGTTCTGTAgcctggcggcggcggcgggaagGAGGCCCGCGACGCAGACTAGTGGACCAGTTGTGGCTAGTGGGGCGTTCGCTGCGTCTCGCGAACGGTGCAACGCGCCTTTGAGGAACATGAAGGCATTCGCGGACGCCTTCAAATGCAAGCCATCGTCGCCGATGAATCCGGCCAGAAAGTGCACGTTCTGGTGA